A genomic stretch from Marinimicrobium sp. C6131 includes:
- a CDS encoding DUF3034 family protein: protein MRFRYCALLLMALCGTAGADSQRSQLLATGGATTLEGAAGGGIVPMAVLSGYGTREEQGGTVTASHVSTGEYSLSVLGASWSWRNRVELSLAEQRLSHQALSDRLGVEPASISQRVFGAKVRLLGDLIYTPWPQVSLGVQHKKNRDFFVPSAAGARNDSGTDVYLSATKLVLGGLAGRNLLFNATARHSKANQLGLVGFGGDRNNDAEWLAEASAGLFINRHWLVGAEYRQKPDNLSFIREDDWQTAFVGWFPNKQISVVGAYVDLGEVASFPDQTGWYLSVQGSF from the coding sequence GTGAGATTCCGCTATTGTGCACTGCTGCTGATGGCCCTGTGCGGTACCGCCGGAGCGGACAGCCAACGCAGTCAACTGCTGGCCACCGGTGGCGCCACCACTCTGGAAGGGGCCGCCGGCGGCGGGATTGTACCCATGGCGGTGCTCTCCGGCTACGGTACCCGGGAAGAACAGGGTGGCACGGTAACGGCAAGTCACGTCAGCACCGGCGAGTATTCGTTGTCGGTGCTCGGAGCGAGCTGGAGCTGGCGCAACCGGGTCGAGCTGTCCCTGGCCGAGCAGCGTCTGAGCCATCAGGCCCTGTCGGACCGCCTGGGGGTGGAACCCGCCAGCATTAGCCAGCGGGTGTTCGGCGCCAAGGTTCGCTTGCTGGGAGACCTGATTTATACGCCTTGGCCTCAGGTGAGCCTCGGCGTCCAACACAAAAAGAACCGGGACTTCTTTGTACCCTCGGCCGCGGGGGCCCGGAATGATTCGGGCACCGACGTATACCTTAGTGCGACCAAGCTGGTGCTCGGCGGCCTGGCCGGGCGCAACCTGCTGTTCAATGCCACCGCCCGGCACAGCAAAGCCAACCAGTTGGGGCTGGTGGGCTTTGGCGGCGACCGCAACAACGACGCCGAGTGGCTGGCCGAGGCCTCCGCCGGGCTCTTTATCAACCGCCATTGGCTGGTGGGGGCCGAGTACCGGCAGAAGCCCGACAACCTGTCTTTTATCCGCGAAGATGACTGGCAGACCGCCTTTGTCGGCTGGTTTCCCAATAAACAGATCTCGGTGGTGGGCGCCTACGTCGACCTGGGTGAAGTGGCCAGCTTTCCCGACCAGACCGGCTGGTATCTGTCCGTTCAGGGGAGTTTCTGA
- a CDS encoding group I truncated hemoglobin, whose amino-acid sequence MRLSLLALVLFLSACTSTSTTTGGDRTLYQALGGAEGVDAIVYDLIVRIADDERVVHRFKNVDINRFKSGLETYICSVSDGPCDYTGDSMRVVHAGHQYTDTEFNTIVELLIEAMEAQGVATPTQNRLLARLAQDYEDVVYH is encoded by the coding sequence ATGCGACTGTCTTTATTGGCGCTGGTACTTTTCCTGAGCGCCTGTACTTCCACCTCTACCACAACCGGCGGCGACCGCACCCTCTATCAGGCCCTCGGTGGTGCCGAAGGAGTGGACGCCATTGTCTATGACCTGATCGTGCGCATCGCCGACGACGAGCGGGTGGTGCATCGCTTTAAAAACGTTGACATTAACCGTTTCAAAAGCGGGCTGGAAACCTATATCTGCAGCGTCTCCGATGGCCCCTGTGACTACACCGGTGATTCCATGCGGGTGGTCCACGCCGGCCATCAGTACACCGACACCGAGTTCAATACCATCGTAGAGCTGCTGATCGAGGCCATGGAAGCGCAGGGGGTGGCGACGCCGACCCAGAACCGCCTGTTGGCCCGGCTGGCCCAGGACTACGAAGACGTGGTCTATCACTGA
- a CDS encoding CobW family GTP-binding protein, which translates to MTTAVPTNIITGFLGVGKTTAIQHLLRHKPAGETWAVLVNEFGEVGIDGALLRDGGARVREVPGGCICCVAGLPMTVALNQLLGRERPDRLLIEPTGLGHPAQIMATLTGPFYQQVLDVRATVTLVDPRKLADNRYTDNEHFQDQIAIADVLIAHKRDLCAESDWTRWETLVAEVDPPKALVERVSQGAIDPAWLNCPRSERPLHHPHLHQNNPLKAPTAPVETLAFLPEGEVMARRANQGQGHFSVGWVFTPDWEFDYDRLFSWLNGLSVARVKAVMITDEGIFSFNGQDDVVSVSELDETPDSRIELIDEKPIDADDVERTLKSLVA; encoded by the coding sequence ATGACCACCGCCGTGCCCACCAATATCATCACCGGCTTCTTGGGGGTGGGTAAAACCACCGCCATTCAGCACCTGTTGCGCCACAAACCGGCCGGGGAAACCTGGGCCGTGCTGGTCAATGAGTTTGGCGAAGTCGGGATCGATGGCGCCCTGTTGCGCGATGGCGGCGCGCGGGTGCGGGAAGTGCCCGGTGGTTGCATCTGCTGTGTGGCGGGTCTGCCCATGACCGTGGCGCTCAACCAGTTGCTGGGCCGGGAGCGCCCGGACCGGTTGCTGATCGAACCCACTGGCCTGGGCCATCCGGCCCAGATCATGGCCACGCTCACCGGCCCCTTTTACCAACAGGTGTTGGACGTGAGGGCTACGGTGACCCTGGTGGACCCGCGTAAGCTGGCCGATAACCGCTACACCGACAACGAACACTTTCAGGATCAGATTGCCATCGCCGATGTGCTGATCGCCCACAAACGGGATTTATGTGCGGAGTCTGATTGGACGCGGTGGGAGACACTGGTTGCCGAGGTCGATCCGCCAAAAGCCCTGGTTGAACGGGTAAGCCAGGGTGCCATTGATCCCGCCTGGTTGAACTGCCCTCGTTCGGAGCGGCCGTTACACCACCCGCACCTTCACCAGAACAACCCCCTGAAGGCACCCACCGCGCCCGTGGAAACCCTGGCTTTTCTTCCGGAGGGTGAAGTCATGGCCCGCCGTGCCAATCAGGGGCAGGGGCATTTCAGTGTAGGCTGGGTGTTTACCCCGGACTGGGAATTCGACTATGACCGCCTGTTCAGTTGGCTCAATGGCTTGAGCGTGGCGCGGGTCAAAGCGGTGATGATCACCGACGAGGGTATTTTCAGTTTCAACGGCCAGGATGATGTGGTCAGCGTCAGCGAGCTGGATGAGACCCCGGACAGTCGAATTGAGTTGATTGATGAAAAACCGATTGATGCGGATGACGTTGAGCGCACGTTGAAATCGCTAGTGGCGTAG
- a CDS encoding DUF3299 domain-containing protein, translating to MRRPRYQSAALIFGVLWTLNSFADSPKTIEWTDLMPEEDLRLLESMPTVDHGDLSDEELAEDPANQSLRPQDRDLAGDVENAIAQAMGDTAGEDGRTWEDALVSTNTRPEFDNTDIRLPGFIVPLEFDDEMNIREFFLVPYYGACIHVPPPPPNQIIFVRYPAGFQLDTLYTPFWVSGTLKLERTENDMALSVYSMDAAEIVEYTE from the coding sequence ATGCGTCGTCCCCGGTACCAAAGCGCGGCATTGATATTCGGAGTCCTATGGACTCTCAATTCGTTCGCGGATTCCCCGAAAACCATCGAGTGGACCGACCTGATGCCGGAGGAGGATCTGCGCCTGCTCGAGTCCATGCCCACCGTCGATCACGGCGACCTGAGCGATGAGGAGCTGGCGGAAGACCCCGCAAACCAGTCGCTTCGCCCCCAGGACCGGGATCTGGCCGGCGATGTCGAAAATGCCATCGCCCAGGCCATGGGCGACACCGCCGGTGAGGACGGCCGCACCTGGGAGGACGCCCTGGTGTCCACCAACACCCGGCCGGAATTCGACAACACCGATATCCGCTTGCCAGGCTTTATCGTTCCGTTGGAGTTCGACGACGAGATGAACATCCGCGAGTTCTTTCTGGTGCCGTATTACGGTGCCTGCATTCATGTGCCGCCACCACCGCCCAACCAGATCATTTTCGTGCGGTACCCGGCCGGTTTCCAGCTCGATACACTGTACACGCCTTTCTGGGTGTCCGGGACCCTGAAGCTGGAGCGCACCGAAAACGATATGGCGCTGTCGGTGTATTCGATGGATGCGGCGGAGATTGTGGAGTACACCGAGTAG
- a CDS encoding ABC transporter ATP-binding protein, producing the protein MDTDHKNTPMTPAIALRDVQFAWPGQNTPVLDIPAFSLAPGERLFLYGPSGAGKTSLLNLLAGIVLPQRGEVTLLGQSMAALSGRQRDRFRARHIGVVFQQFNLIPYLSVLANVCLAAHFAQRAPGEGIGATPSEVRDHARELLCALGLPPEIAERPASTLSVGQQQRVAVARALITRPEILLADEPSSALDSDHRDAFMEVMLRQVADTGCTLIFVSHDRSLATAFDHQQDLRELSRVSIGEEL; encoded by the coding sequence ATGGACACTGACCACAAAAACACCCCAATGACTCCGGCCATCGCCCTGCGCGATGTGCAATTTGCCTGGCCTGGACAAAACACGCCCGTACTGGATATTCCGGCCTTCAGTCTGGCGCCCGGTGAGCGCCTGTTTCTGTACGGTCCTTCGGGCGCGGGTAAAACCAGCCTGCTCAACCTGCTGGCGGGCATTGTCCTGCCACAACGGGGCGAGGTGACCCTGCTCGGTCAGTCGATGGCTGCGCTCAGCGGTCGCCAACGGGACCGGTTCCGGGCCCGACACATCGGGGTGGTGTTTCAACAGTTTAACCTGATTCCCTACCTGAGCGTGTTGGCCAATGTGTGTCTGGCCGCGCATTTCGCCCAACGGGCCCCGGGTGAAGGCATCGGGGCGACCCCATCGGAAGTCCGGGATCACGCCCGGGAACTGCTGTGTGCGTTGGGCTTACCCCCGGAGATCGCGGAGCGGCCGGCCAGTACCCTGAGTGTCGGACAACAGCAGCGGGTGGCCGTTGCCCGGGCACTGATTACCCGTCCGGAGATTCTGCTCGCCGACGAACCCAGCTCGGCCCTGGACAGCGACCACCGGGATGCCTTTATGGAGGTGATGCTCCGTCAGGTGGCCGACACCGGCTGCACCCTGATATTTGTCAGTCATGATCGCTCCCTGGCGACCGCGTTCGACCACCAGCAGGATCTGCGCGAGCTATCGCGGGTATCCATCGGGGAGGAGCTTTGA
- a CDS encoding ABC transporter permease → MLIQIARASLWNRRTTVALTLLALSIGVALLLGIDHLRHQAKDSFRQTLSGTDLIVGPRGGQTNLLLYSVFQMGQPGTSLSPSAFERLAHHPMVDWAVPIALGDTVQGFPVFATHWSYFEHYRYGERQPLAFARGRPFAAHSGDEVVLGATAARELGYGVGDSLVVAHGSAGVSFTHHDDHPMTVVGILEPTGTPADRRVHMTLLAMESLHGGEAHDAHPNHAEHSAESHEEPHGHDDPGQNSHDHSDHGHEHHEPDHHDHHGGDHGGALEPVPGNINAVLLGLKSRPMVFVLQRELNTAREEPMTAVLPGVALTELWQLLAVAENLLYLISFLVLLATLAGMMTMLLASMGERRRELAILRTVGASGLTLMVLIELEVALITLLSLVLGTLLLMAGLALAQPWLASEFGLFIAINPMGAQTAYLMLGILGLALLMGLVPALAAYRRALAAGLNPRQ, encoded by the coding sequence ATGTTGATTCAGATTGCCCGCGCCAGCCTCTGGAACCGACGTACCACTGTGGCCTTGACGCTGCTGGCCCTGAGTATTGGTGTTGCGCTGCTTCTGGGGATCGATCATTTGCGCCATCAGGCCAAGGACAGCTTCCGGCAGACCCTCTCCGGCACCGATCTGATTGTGGGGCCACGGGGTGGCCAGACCAACCTGCTGCTCTACTCGGTATTCCAGATGGGGCAGCCCGGCACCAGCTTGAGCCCGAGCGCGTTTGAGCGCCTGGCGCACCATCCGATGGTGGACTGGGCGGTGCCCATTGCGTTGGGCGATACGGTCCAGGGCTTTCCCGTTTTTGCGACCCATTGGTCCTACTTCGAACACTACCGGTATGGTGAGCGTCAACCCCTGGCGTTTGCCCGGGGCCGGCCTTTTGCGGCCCACAGCGGGGATGAAGTGGTACTGGGCGCGACGGCGGCCCGCGAGCTGGGTTACGGGGTGGGGGATTCGCTGGTGGTGGCCCACGGCAGCGCCGGGGTGAGCTTCACCCACCACGATGATCATCCCATGACGGTGGTTGGCATTCTTGAACCCACCGGCACGCCCGCGGATCGGCGGGTGCATATGACCCTGTTGGCCATGGAGAGTCTGCATGGGGGCGAAGCTCACGACGCCCACCCTAATCACGCTGAGCACAGCGCCGAGAGCCATGAAGAGCCGCACGGTCACGACGATCCTGGTCAGAATTCTCACGACCACAGTGATCATGGGCATGAGCATCACGAGCCGGACCATCATGACCATCACGGCGGCGATCATGGCGGGGCGCTGGAGCCGGTACCGGGCAACATCAATGCCGTTTTACTGGGTCTGAAAAGCCGGCCCATGGTCTTCGTCCTTCAGCGGGAACTGAACACCGCCCGGGAGGAACCCATGACCGCAGTTCTCCCCGGGGTGGCGCTGACCGAGCTCTGGCAACTGCTGGCGGTCGCGGAAAATCTGCTGTACCTGATCAGCTTCCTGGTGTTGCTGGCGACGCTGGCGGGGATGATGACCATGCTGCTGGCGTCCATGGGGGAGCGACGACGGGAACTGGCCATACTGCGTACGGTGGGGGCCAGCGGCCTGACCCTGATGGTGCTCATTGAGCTGGAAGTCGCGCTGATCACGCTGCTCAGTCTGGTGCTCGGAACCCTGTTGTTGATGGCGGGATTGGCGCTCGCCCAGCCCTGGCTGGCGAGTGAGTTCGGATTGTTTATCGCGATTAATCCGATGGGCGCACAGACCGCGTATCTAATGCTGGGCATACTGGGGCTCGCTCTGTTGATGGGGCTGGTGCCGGCGCTGGCGGCTTATCGGCGCGCCCTGGCGGCGGGGCTGAACCCCCGCCAGTGA
- a CDS encoding acyl-CoA dehydrogenase encodes MVLLSIVVLLVVIGVVIYRRIPLPLGSAAVALTWYLLGYLTPAFWSLWLVVPLAAVLLILNVPALRRPLLSRPVFQVLGKAMPSMSTTEREALEAGTTWWEKDLFSGRPDWHEFAQIGLPQLTQEEQRFLDNEVEELCGMLDEFEIHHHRKDLPEEAWQFLKDKGFLGLIIPKEFGGKDFGPYAQSRIMSKIASRSGTTAVTAMVPNSLGPGELLMKYGTDEQKQRWLPGLANGTEIPCFGLTGPEAGSDAGSIPDVGIVCKGEFEGKEVLGLKLTFSKRWITLAPVATVVGLAFKLHDPEGLLGDSSKSDYGITCALLPANHPGVEIGKRHHPGSPFMNGPIKGQDVFIPVDWIIGGAPMAGKGWRMLIECLGAGRGISLPALATASGEMLYRTVGAYARIRRQFNTEVGKFEGVQEATADIACCAYTMEAFRQMVTKGLETGSPSVMTAMAKYHATEMMRRVVNHSMDVVGGRAIQHGPRNFLALPYQSVPVAITVEGANILTRSLMIFGQGAMRCHPYLFDELQAIQASDQEQGLKDFDKLFIRHMGHLFSNLLRVKVFGITRARFSGVPENANAFSRRWYQRINLLSAGLAVTSDMALGILGGDLKRRELLSARLGDVHSQLFIACAILKYHSAHARTDEEDAHADYALRHALYTAQEALYDFYRNFPKRTMACALKWMVFPLGRILTKPDDNAIRTLGGLILEDNPVRKAFRPFVYENDKADDPIGRVETTYQMLLSLEPTWSTFVRAQAKGELTGDTLDERLNDAAAKGLIRNEDIARLKEYDAKRYDCLLTDAFDKL; translated from the coding sequence ATGGTATTGCTGTCCATTGTAGTGCTGTTGGTGGTTATCGGCGTGGTCATCTATCGGCGCATTCCGCTGCCGCTGGGCTCCGCTGCGGTGGCCCTGACCTGGTATCTGCTGGGTTATTTGACTCCGGCCTTCTGGTCTCTGTGGCTGGTGGTGCCACTGGCGGCGGTTCTCCTGATTCTCAATGTCCCGGCGCTGCGCCGGCCCCTGTTGTCCAGGCCGGTGTTTCAGGTGCTGGGCAAAGCCATGCCGAGCATGAGCACCACCGAGCGCGAGGCGCTGGAGGCGGGCACCACCTGGTGGGAAAAAGACTTGTTCAGCGGCCGGCCCGACTGGCACGAGTTTGCGCAAATCGGCTTGCCGCAACTGACCCAGGAAGAGCAGCGCTTCCTCGATAATGAAGTGGAAGAGCTCTGCGGCATGCTCGATGAGTTCGAGATCCACCATCATCGGAAGGATCTGCCGGAAGAGGCCTGGCAGTTTCTGAAAGACAAGGGCTTCCTGGGCCTGATCATCCCGAAAGAGTTTGGTGGTAAGGACTTTGGACCTTACGCCCAGAGCCGGATCATGAGCAAGATCGCCAGTCGCTCCGGCACCACCGCCGTGACCGCCATGGTGCCCAACTCCCTGGGCCCGGGTGAGCTGCTGATGAAATACGGCACCGACGAACAGAAACAGCGCTGGCTCCCCGGGCTGGCCAACGGGACCGAAATTCCGTGCTTTGGTCTGACCGGGCCGGAAGCGGGCTCCGACGCCGGCTCCATTCCGGATGTGGGCATTGTCTGCAAAGGTGAGTTTGAAGGGAAAGAGGTGTTGGGCCTCAAGCTGACCTTCAGCAAACGCTGGATCACCCTCGCGCCGGTGGCCACCGTGGTGGGCCTGGCGTTCAAACTGCACGATCCCGAGGGGCTGCTCGGTGATTCCAGCAAATCCGACTACGGCATTACCTGTGCCCTGCTGCCCGCCAACCATCCCGGAGTGGAAATCGGCAAGCGCCACCATCCGGGCTCGCCCTTTATGAACGGTCCGATCAAGGGCCAGGACGTGTTCATTCCGGTGGACTGGATCATTGGTGGCGCGCCCATGGCCGGCAAGGGTTGGCGCATGCTGATTGAGTGTCTCGGTGCCGGGCGCGGCATCTCGCTGCCGGCTCTGGCCACCGCCAGCGGGGAAATGCTCTATCGCACCGTGGGTGCCTACGCGCGTATCCGTCGCCAATTCAACACCGAAGTGGGCAAGTTCGAAGGGGTGCAGGAAGCGACGGCGGATATCGCCTGCTGCGCCTACACCATGGAAGCCTTCCGTCAGATGGTGACCAAAGGGCTGGAAACCGGCTCGCCTTCCGTCATGACCGCCATGGCCAAGTACCATGCCACCGAAATGATGCGCCGCGTGGTCAATCACAGCATGGATGTGGTGGGTGGCCGCGCCATCCAGCACGGCCCGCGCAACTTCCTGGCGTTGCCCTACCAGAGTGTGCCGGTGGCCATCACGGTGGAGGGCGCGAACATTCTGACCCGCTCCTTGATGATCTTCGGCCAGGGCGCCATGCGCTGTCACCCCTACCTGTTCGACGAACTGCAGGCCATTCAGGCCAGCGATCAGGAACAGGGGCTGAAAGATTTCGACAAGCTGTTCATCCGCCACATGGGGCACCTGTTCAGTAACCTGCTACGGGTCAAGGTGTTTGGCATCACCCGTGCCCGTTTCAGCGGCGTGCCGGAAAACGCGAATGCGTTCAGTCGCCGCTGGTACCAGCGCATCAACCTGCTCAGTGCCGGCCTTGCGGTCACCTCGGATATGGCTCTGGGCATTCTCGGTGGCGACCTGAAGCGCCGGGAACTGTTGTCCGCGCGACTGGGTGATGTGCACAGTCAGCTGTTTATTGCCTGTGCCATTCTGAAATACCATTCGGCCCATGCCCGTACCGACGAAGAGGATGCCCACGCCGACTACGCCTTGCGTCACGCCCTCTACACCGCCCAGGAAGCGCTGTATGACTTCTACCGCAACTTCCCGAAGCGCACCATGGCCTGCGCGCTCAAGTGGATGGTATTCCCCCTCGGCCGGATTCTCACCAAGCCAGACGACAATGCCATCCGCACGCTCGGCGGTCTGATCCTGGAAGACAACCCGGTGCGCAAAGCCTTCCGCCCGTTTGTGTATGAAAACGATAAGGCCGACGACCCCATTGGCCGGGTGGAAACCACCTACCAGATGTTGCTCTCATTGGAGCCCACCTGGAGCACCTTTGTTCGCGCCCAGGCGAAAGGGGAGCTGACCGGGGACACCCTGGATGAGCGACTGAATGATGCCGCCGCGAAAGGCCTGATCCGCAACGAGGACATTGCCCGGCTCAAAGAGTACGACGCAAAACGCTACGATTGCCTGCTCACCGACGCGTTCGATAAGTTGTAG
- a CDS encoding ATP-grasp domain-containing protein, with protein MAAFPNKVIVTSCMGGSQGDLGVVRALGRSGVSVILLSEYPSSIAQHSRYAERMICEPGFTQNPDSALTCLMRIAESESHKPIIFPTADPDLTVLSDLRDKLEPYFHLFLSTRELIDTCLDKGKFFEFARHLNFPIPHTYTPNDFDELLTLSRSISYPTILKPLIPQTWSQPEIQRIVDEKKALVIDTPEALIARYRAIAPLNKDMAIQDYIPGRDDRLYSLHIYMDHQGEPVAYFTGQKIRTYPTYAGIGCFVRSVYVPELVSSGIDILRKLHYTGMALLQFKQDSRTGAFKLLEINPRASSWNLLAERCGVNLPYLACLETLGIQLPPRPRQEEGVNYVFFSHDIRAFLDYRKHGDWSTWAWLRSLLGRNVFQYWCLDDPKPFFVSVGRALMSVGKRVTRRVTRRLRPAQSAG; from the coding sequence ATGGCCGCATTTCCCAACAAAGTGATAGTCACCTCCTGTATGGGAGGCTCCCAGGGGGACCTTGGCGTCGTCAGGGCGCTGGGCCGCTCGGGTGTTTCCGTCATTCTTCTTTCCGAATACCCATCCAGTATCGCCCAGCACTCCCGCTACGCCGAGCGGATGATCTGTGAGCCCGGGTTTACCCAGAACCCGGATTCCGCACTGACGTGTCTTATGAGAATCGCTGAATCCGAATCGCATAAGCCCATCATTTTCCCCACCGCTGATCCGGATCTGACGGTGCTATCAGACCTCAGAGATAAGCTGGAACCTTATTTCCATCTGTTCTTATCTACTCGGGAGCTCATTGACACCTGCCTTGATAAAGGAAAATTTTTCGAGTTTGCCAGGCACCTGAACTTTCCGATCCCCCATACCTACACGCCCAACGACTTCGACGAGCTGTTAACGCTTTCTCGCTCGATCAGTTATCCAACCATTCTCAAGCCACTAATACCCCAAACCTGGAGTCAACCGGAAATACAACGCATTGTGGATGAAAAGAAAGCATTGGTCATCGATACACCGGAGGCCTTGATTGCCCGATACAGAGCCATTGCACCGTTGAATAAAGACATGGCCATTCAGGATTATATTCCCGGAAGGGATGATCGACTTTACTCGCTTCACATTTACATGGACCATCAGGGCGAACCCGTCGCGTATTTTACGGGTCAGAAGATTCGAACCTACCCCACATACGCCGGTATCGGCTGTTTCGTTCGAAGTGTGTATGTACCGGAGCTCGTATCCTCTGGTATCGACATTTTACGAAAACTTCACTACACCGGCATGGCGCTCCTGCAATTCAAGCAAGACAGCCGCACGGGCGCGTTCAAGCTGCTGGAGATAAATCCTAGGGCCAGCTCCTGGAATCTGCTGGCGGAACGTTGCGGAGTGAACCTGCCCTACCTGGCTTGCCTGGAAACACTCGGAATTCAACTGCCACCTCGCCCCCGGCAAGAGGAAGGTGTGAACTACGTTTTCTTCAGTCACGATATCCGGGCGTTTCTCGACTATCGAAAACACGGGGACTGGAGTACCTGGGCGTGGCTTCGCTCTCTGCTGGGGCGAAACGTCTTTCAATATTGGTGTCTGGACGATCCAAAACCGTTCTTTGTGTCGGTGGGCAGAGCGTTGATGTCAGTGGGTAAACGAGTAACCCGGCGCGTCACACGCCGCCTTCGGCCGGCACAGTCAGCAGGATAA
- a CDS encoding GNAT family N-acetyltransferase: protein MNIHPSNPSENLGATPEVRSGTVSDLRSPNGYLVSITPLADTDSSMIERWKTLEANASEPNPYLSADFLIPAARHLSNPASLLLVAISDPGYCLRGMLIITERAANLRFPFRHYALFKSPHSFIGGVLISRAHQKEVFETITYYFRSRTSKYKALYIDDLYINSNVYHQLSNAPCSGVYLHDSYRRAVIDLRSSTRSLVGALDHKKVKDLERCKRNLGKKGVYHWRIVEGSDIAECTVEAFLDLEHKGWKGEQNTSIRSSPREEAFFREMVYNFSRENRIFFTEILIDELIIASTCNFRIDNRVFAFKVSWDVDFRSFSPGMLNEYEFLHYLDRNRNSVHYVDSGSSHDSYIEKFWPDRAHIVNGYCLFSRPLLMISYLLSAIRYLLRITRRYGRQLTSIMNSRGQ from the coding sequence ATGAACATTCATCCGTCGAACCCATCGGAGAACTTGGGAGCCACACCAGAGGTCAGGTCCGGCACCGTTTCGGACCTGAGATCCCCCAACGGCTACCTGGTGTCGATTACCCCTCTGGCGGACACTGATTCATCGATGATTGAGCGCTGGAAGACGCTGGAAGCCAACGCCTCTGAGCCAAACCCTTATTTATCCGCTGACTTCTTAATCCCCGCAGCACGTCACCTGAGCAATCCGGCATCACTCCTCCTGGTTGCGATCAGTGATCCCGGGTATTGCTTGAGAGGAATGTTGATTATCACCGAGCGAGCCGCAAATCTACGATTTCCATTTCGCCATTATGCGCTCTTCAAGTCCCCTCATTCTTTTATTGGTGGCGTATTGATCAGCAGGGCACACCAGAAAGAAGTGTTTGAAACGATTACCTACTACTTTCGATCAAGGACATCAAAGTATAAAGCGTTGTATATTGATGACCTGTACATAAACTCCAATGTCTACCACCAACTGTCAAATGCGCCTTGTTCGGGAGTCTACCTGCATGACTCCTACCGAAGGGCGGTTATTGACCTTCGGTCCTCGACACGCTCCCTGGTGGGTGCGCTGGACCATAAGAAAGTCAAAGACTTGGAGCGGTGCAAACGAAATCTTGGCAAAAAGGGAGTCTATCACTGGCGGATTGTCGAAGGATCAGACATTGCGGAATGTACTGTTGAGGCATTTCTTGATCTTGAGCATAAGGGCTGGAAGGGTGAACAAAATACCTCCATCCGATCCTCCCCAAGAGAAGAGGCTTTCTTTCGTGAAATGGTCTATAACTTCTCCAGAGAAAATCGGATATTTTTTACCGAAATACTCATTGACGAGTTGATCATTGCGTCCACCTGCAATTTCCGCATAGATAACAGGGTGTTCGCCTTCAAAGTATCCTGGGATGTCGATTTCCGATCGTTCAGCCCTGGCATGTTGAATGAATATGAATTTTTGCACTATCTGGATCGTAACAGAAACTCCGTTCACTATGTCGACAGCGGCTCGTCCCATGATTCCTATATCGAAAAATTCTGGCCCGATCGGGCCCACATAGTGAACGGCTACTGTTTGTTCAGTCGACCATTGCTTATGATCAGTTACCTGCTATCAGCAATACGATATCTGCTGAGAATCACTCGGCGATATGGTCGCCAGCTTACATCAATAATGAATTCCAGGGGGCAGTAA